The DNA window GTCAGGCTGACTGAGGCCCAAGATTCAAGGATCATCTGAGATCTGTGGGGACTCTGTAAGATTAGAGGGTAAATTATTTACCCTCGACTATTATCATTGTGAGGGTTGACCTAACCTTGTCGAGCCTCCTTATCTTCCAAGCCACAATCTCCTTGAGCTCATCCATCGTTCCAGCTTCAACCTTAGCGACTATATCATATACGCCGTAGACCACGTAAGCCTCC is part of the Candidatus Bathyarchaeota archaeon genome and encodes:
- a CDS encoding Lrp/AsnC ligand binding domain-containing protein, with amino-acid sequence MPSAYVLVNAEIGFEGEVLKDIKKIPNVKEAYVVYGVYDIVAKVEAGTMDELKEIVAWKIRRLDKVRSTLTMIIVEGK